Proteins from a genomic interval of Xanthomonas sp. AM6:
- a CDS encoding YggN family protein, with product MQRSLPFTGIALTALLSLAACQPSTPQADKTDAGSGGQHSLSFDNGDITLKVSGQPPATITRSGDLLIDGKQVAVNAEQHALLVKYREQISAVGTQGLEVGKQGAALGVKAAGDALAGVISGNTEHVGENIEAQADKLKQEALKICQQVMTLRQVQDALAQKLPAFRPYASLDASDVSDCDDSVK from the coding sequence ATGCAGCGTTCCCTGCCGTTCACCGGTATCGCACTGACCGCGCTGTTGAGCCTGGCGGCCTGCCAACCGTCCACCCCGCAGGCCGACAAGACCGACGCAGGCAGCGGCGGCCAGCACAGCCTGAGCTTCGACAACGGCGACATCACCCTGAAAGTGTCCGGCCAGCCGCCGGCGACCATCACCCGGTCCGGCGATCTGCTGATCGACGGCAAGCAGGTGGCGGTCAACGCCGAGCAGCACGCCTTGCTGGTGAAGTACCGCGAGCAGATCAGCGCGGTCGGCACGCAGGGCCTGGAGGTCGGCAAGCAAGGCGCCGCGCTAGGAGTGAAGGCGGCCGGCGACGCGCTGGCCGGGGTCATCAGCGGCAACACCGAGCATGTGGGCGAGAACATCGAGGCCCAGGCCGACAAGCTCAAGCAGGAAGCGCTGAAGATCTGCCAGCAGGTGATGACGCTGCGCCAGGTGCAGGACGCGCTGGCGCAGAAGCTGCCGGCCTTCCGCCCGTACGCCAGCCTCGACGCCAGCGACGTCAGCGACTGCGACGATTCGGTCAAGTAA
- a CDS encoding DUF2807 domain-containing protein, which yields MRKTFALCALLLVPGLALADDCKYSEPRNLKLDLAGVRNVVFDAQQNNLKLAGAGGTAFELRGRACASDADMLKQLTLRQRRDGDTLVVTLQHEGTLRGISLGNRYAYLDIAGSVPSSLPVQLRLGSGDADIGGVAALDATVGSGDLHVHGVRGAVSATVGSGDIDLREIGSLSLPTLGSGDAKASQIGGDVKIGTVGSGDLTVHGVRGAVQIGSIGSGDAQLRDVSGNVALQSIGSGDLEVSGVGGNLSVQRVGSGDVRHSGVRGSVNVPKPR from the coding sequence ATGCGCAAGACCTTCGCGCTGTGCGCGCTGCTGCTGGTGCCGGGCCTGGCCCTGGCCGACGACTGCAAGTATTCCGAGCCGCGCAACCTGAAACTGGACCTGGCCGGCGTCAGGAACGTGGTGTTCGACGCGCAGCAGAACAATCTCAAGCTCGCCGGCGCCGGCGGCACCGCGTTCGAACTGCGCGGCCGCGCCTGCGCCTCCGATGCGGACATGCTCAAGCAGCTGACCCTGCGCCAGCGCCGCGACGGCGACACCCTGGTCGTGACCCTGCAGCACGAAGGCACGCTGCGCGGTATCAGCCTGGGCAACCGCTACGCCTACCTGGACATCGCCGGCAGCGTGCCGAGCAGCCTGCCGGTGCAGCTGCGGCTGGGTTCGGGCGACGCCGACATCGGCGGCGTGGCCGCGCTCGACGCCACGGTCGGCTCCGGCGACCTGCACGTGCACGGCGTGCGCGGCGCGGTCAGCGCCACGGTGGGCTCGGGCGACATCGACCTGCGCGAGATCGGCAGCCTCAGCCTGCCGACGCTGGGCTCGGGCGACGCCAAGGCCAGCCAGATCGGCGGCGACGTCAAGATCGGCACCGTGGGCTCCGGCGACCTGACCGTACACGGCGTGCGCGGCGCCGTGCAGATCGGCAGCATCGGTTCGGGCGATGCGCAGCTGCGCGACGTGAGCGGCAACGTGGCGCTGCAGTCGATCGGTTCCGGCGACCTGGAGGTCAGCGGCGTCGGCGGCAACCTCAGCGTGCAGCGGGTCGGCAGCGGCGACGTCCGCCACAGCGGCGTGCGCGGCAGCGTCAACGTGCCCAAGCCGCGCTGA
- a CDS encoding ABC transporter permease, translating to MNAPAKSISPLSTFKWLLKREFWEHRGGFLWAPVIAGSIITVLYAVLAVIGTIAGRNNGHGDSFNIDGGPDKLHEMIGAVGDGTMLAGVLLACIVLGFVVFFYALGSLYDDRRDRSVLFWKSLPVSDLSTVLSKAAWALLLAPIVAIGVGLLIGLALWVVTALTISVNGIPQSSAVFTHSHPLRIIGGVLSNLPIYVMWALPTIGWLMFCSAWARSKPFLWAVLIPILGCVMASMMGILPMLHINHKLIWYTVVYRGLLSVLPGTWLPVLSESAPPAQIDGPQDLANAIQLSDAWRIFQSADIWIGAAIGVAFIVAAIYLRRWRDEA from the coding sequence ATGAACGCACCCGCCAAGTCCATCTCGCCCCTGTCCACCTTCAAGTGGCTGCTCAAGCGCGAATTCTGGGAGCACCGCGGCGGCTTCCTGTGGGCACCGGTCATCGCCGGCTCCATCATCACCGTGCTGTACGCCGTGCTCGCCGTGATCGGCACCATCGCCGGGCGCAACAACGGCCACGGCGACAGCTTCAATATCGACGGCGGCCCCGACAAGCTGCACGAGATGATCGGCGCGGTCGGCGACGGCACCATGCTGGCCGGGGTGCTGCTGGCCTGCATCGTGCTCGGCTTCGTGGTGTTCTTCTACGCGCTGGGCTCGCTGTACGACGACCGCCGCGACCGCAGCGTGCTGTTCTGGAAGTCGTTGCCGGTGTCGGACCTGAGCACGGTGCTGTCCAAGGCCGCCTGGGCGCTGCTGCTGGCACCGATCGTGGCGATCGGCGTTGGCCTGCTGATCGGGCTGGCCCTGTGGGTGGTCACCGCGCTGACCATCTCGGTCAACGGCATCCCGCAGAGCAGCGCCGTGTTCACCCATTCGCATCCGCTGCGCATCATCGGCGGGGTGCTGTCGAACCTGCCGATCTACGTGATGTGGGCGCTGCCGACCATCGGCTGGCTGATGTTCTGCTCGGCCTGGGCGCGCAGCAAGCCGTTCCTGTGGGCGGTGCTGATCCCGATCCTGGGCTGCGTGATGGCCAGCATGATGGGCATCCTGCCGATGCTGCACATCAACCACAAACTGATCTGGTACACGGTGGTCTACCGCGGCCTGCTGAGCGTGCTGCCGGGCACCTGGCTGCCGGTGCTGAGCGAAAGCGCGCCGCCGGCCCAGATCGACGGCCCGCAGGACCTGGCCAATGCGATCCAGCTCAGCGATGCCTGGCGCATCTTCCAAAGCGCCGACATCTGGATCGGCGCGGCGATCGGCGTGGCCTTCATCGTCGCGGCGATCTACCTGCGGCGCTGGCGCGACGAAGCCTGA
- a CDS encoding ABC transporter ATP-binding protein, with amino-acid sequence MTAAVAASESVVSARSLRKTYNHKPALADASFAIAPGRIVGLIGPNGAGKTTALKALLGLTAVEGELRVLGMDPRKQRNELMNDVCFIADVAVLPRWMRVREAIDFVAGVHPRFDRAKCERFLANTKLTPKLRVREMSKGMIVQLHLALVMAIDARLLVLDEPTLGLDILYRKEFYQRLLEDYFDEQKTIVITTHQVEEIEHILTDVLFIRDGRIVLSADMEHMATRYTELLVPAERVDAARALQPIDERGLPFGKTVFLYDGVPQAQLAVLGETRTPGLADLFVAIMKGTYA; translated from the coding sequence ATGACTGCCGCTGTCGCCGCATCCGAATCCGTCGTCTCCGCGCGCTCGCTGCGCAAGACCTACAACCACAAGCCGGCGCTGGCCGATGCCTCCTTCGCGATCGCCCCGGGCCGCATCGTCGGCCTGATCGGCCCCAACGGCGCCGGCAAGACCACCGCGCTGAAGGCGTTGCTCGGGCTGACCGCGGTCGAGGGCGAACTGCGCGTGCTGGGCATGGACCCGCGCAAGCAGCGCAACGAGCTGATGAACGACGTGTGCTTCATCGCCGACGTGGCGGTGCTGCCGCGCTGGATGCGGGTGCGCGAGGCGATCGACTTCGTCGCCGGGGTGCACCCGCGCTTCGACCGCGCCAAGTGCGAGCGCTTCCTGGCCAACACGAAGCTCACCCCCAAGCTGCGCGTGCGCGAGATGTCCAAGGGCATGATCGTGCAGCTGCACCTGGCGCTGGTGATGGCCATCGACGCGCGCCTGCTGGTGCTGGACGAACCCACCCTGGGCCTGGACATCCTGTACCGCAAGGAGTTCTACCAGCGCCTGCTGGAAGACTACTTCGACGAGCAGAAGACCATCGTCATCACCACCCACCAGGTCGAGGAGATCGAGCACATCCTCACCGACGTGCTGTTCATCCGCGATGGCCGCATCGTGCTCAGCGCCGACATGGAGCACATGGCCACCCGCTACACCGAACTGCTGGTGCCGGCCGAGCGCGTCGACGCGGCGCGCGCGCTGCAGCCGATCGACGAGCGCGGCCTGCCGTTCGGCAAGACCGTGTTCCTGTACGACGGCGTGCCGCAGGCGCAACTGGCGGTACTGGGCGAAACCCGCACTCCCGGCCTGGCCGACCTGTTTGTCGCCATCATGAAGGGGACCTACGCATGA